The following nucleotide sequence is from Bacillota bacterium.
GTCCCTTGGAGTGAGCGTGGATCTTCTCGATGACTTGCTGGGTAAAGAGGGGCTGGTCACAGCCAGCGGTGCTGAGTTGGTGATGGATGTAGTCCCGGGTCTCGGGCAGGGCGAGTCCTCCGAGGTGGAATGTTAGGTCGAGACGTTGAGCAATGGGGAGATAGGCCAGGAGTTTAAGGGTAGCCTTGAGTTCGGGCTGTCCCACCAGAAGGAGGGTAAAGAGGGAGTCAGAATCAAGGCGAAAGTTTAGTAAGAATCGGAGTTCCTGGAGCATGTCGTGCCCGAGGGTGTGTGCCTCGTCGATAGCCACGACCAGTTGACGCTCCTGGTTTTCCACGAGGTCCTGTACGGCTGTGCGGAAGTTCCGCTTTAGACGGGGTAGAAAGCCCATGGGAGCGATAGCCAGGGCGGCCAGGGCGTGTTCATAGAAGGCCCTTGGGGTAAGGCGGGAGTCAGCGATGTAGATAAAGCGGTAGACACTGGAGTCAAGTTGAGCAAAGAGGGCCCGGAGGGCGCTTGACTTGCCCGCGGCGGCATCCCCGGTGACGAGCATGAACGAGCGGTTGTTGCAGGCGTAGGTGAAGCGGGCCAGGAGTTCGGACAAAGCGGGGCCCAAGTAGAGGTCTCCGGCGGCGATACCCCTGCCAAATGGCATGTAGTCTAAGCCGAAGTGACAAAGGATGTTTTTCACTTGGGTTTGCCTCCTTGTACTCCCCGGTAACTGAGCCGGGCACTGTCAAGACGCGCCTTGTGCTCATGCTCCAGGGCAGTGAGGAAGTTCAGGCCGCTGTCCGTTGGGGTGCAAACCGGCTCAGGTTTCTTTTTACCCGCATGCTCTGGCACGACCAGCATAGTAGCGTCATCCTGCCGGCCATCCCAGTGGACCTGGACCACCTGGGGGTCATAAGGGTCATAACGTACCAGCACCCTTCGGTGGGCCAGTTCCAGGGGCGCCTGGTAGGGTATCTGGTCTATTGTGAAGACCCCGGTCTTATCTACTTTGCGATATTCTTCCATCAAAAAGGCATCATGCAGCCCGGCCAGGTCCACACGGCGTAGCGGTGTAGGGTCATGCTCGAACCTCAGGGCCGGTTTTTCTTTGGTGGCTGAGTGGATACGCTCATGATAGTATGCCTGGAGCCATGCCCAGAACAGGTCATTGAGTTCCTCCAATGTAAGCGGGTGTTTCTCGAGTAACCTGTAGGCTTCAGAAGTGAAGCTGGTGCATACCAGCTGGAAGAATCTTTCCACTTTCCCGCGGCCCGCGGGACGGTAGGGGCGGGAATGGATGAGCTGGATGCCCAGGTGACCGAGTATGCGCTCAAAGTGGTGGGCGGAGTAGATAGCCCCGTTATCGACGTGGATCTGCTCGGGGACCCCATGCTTTGTCAGGGCTTTCTTGAGCGAGTCTTCCAGCATGGGAAGTCTCTCGGCCCGGTAGATCTCCGCATGGGGCACAAAGCGGCTGTAGTCGTCGATGAAGGCCACGAGGAACACCTTGCGCTTGGTCCCATCCGGCTGGGGTAGATAAAGCAGGTGATGCACATCTCCCTGCCATCTTTGGTTACGGCGCCGGGCCTGGTAGCGCTGGTAACTCTCTTTCCGGGGCATCTGGGACCGGGTAAGACCCAAGCGGGTGAAATGGTCGTACAGGGTGCTTCTTTTGAGTCGCCCGGGCTCTACCGTTCCTTCATCCTCCAGGACACGGATGATGCGGTCAATGCTTCTTTGAGGGTTTTCCTCTCGCAGCCTGACCGCCCAGTCCAGGACCTCCCCCGGCAGGCGGGGGGATGAAGTGCGGGGCGAGGGTAAAAGCCCCTCCCACCCCCGGGCCCGGTAGGCCTCGAGATACCGCTCCAGCGTGCGTACGCTCACCTGTGTGCGGGTGCTGTAGGGGATACGGTGCCGGGACGATGCTACCTCCCCCAATAGCCGGGCCTGTTCGCCGCGGTCAAGGTCCTGCCGGCTCACCACAGGGGCGATGAGACCGTAGCGGAAGTTAGCGATCTCCTGGGCTTTGCGTCTGTCCATGGCACAGGACCTCCTTTTTTCTCCATTGTCGG
It contains:
- a CDS encoding AAA family ATPase; this translates as MKNILCHFGLDYMPFGRGIAAGDLYLGPALSELLARFTYACNNRSFMLVTGDAAAGKSSALRALFAQLDSSVYRFIYIADSRLTPRAFYEHALAALAIAPMGFLPRLKRNFRTAVQDLVENQERQLVVAIDEAHTLGHDMLQELRFLLNFRLDSDSLFTLLLVGQPELKATLKLLAYLPIAQRLDLTFHLGGLALPETRDYIHHQLSTAGCDQPLFTQQVIEKIHAHSKGLPRLINRLARGCLLDAALHQDPLVEDSHLAHVLSDLEA
- a CDS encoding DDE-type integrase/transposase/recombinase; protein product: MDRRKAQEIANFRYGLIAPVVSRQDLDRGEQARLLGEVASSRHRIPYSTRTQVSVRTLERYLEAYRARGWEGLLPSPRTSSPRLPGEVLDWAVRLREENPQRSIDRIIRVLEDEGTVEPGRLKRSTLYDHFTRLGLTRSQMPRKESYQRYQARRRNQRWQGDVHHLLYLPQPDGTKRKVFLVAFIDDYSRFVPHAEIYRAERLPMLEDSLKKALTKHGVPEQIHVDNGAIYSAHHFERILGHLGIQLIHSRPYRPAGRGKVERFFQLVCTSFTSEAYRLLEKHPLTLEELNDLFWAWLQAYYHERIHSATKEKPALRFEHDPTPLRRVDLAGLHDAFLMEEYRKVDKTGVFTIDQIPYQAPLELAHRRVLVRYDPYDPQVVQVHWDGRQDDATMLVVPEHAGKKKPEPVCTPTDSGLNFLTALEHEHKARLDSARLSYRGVQGGKPK